Proteins encoded in a region of the Globicephala melas chromosome 1, mGloMel1.2, whole genome shotgun sequence genome:
- the DEDD gene encoding death effector domain-containing protein yields the protein MAGLKRRASQVWPEEHGEQEHGLYSLHRMFDIVGTHLTHRDVRVLSFLFVDVIDDHERGLIRNGRDFLLALERQGRCDESNFRQVLQLLRIITRHDLLPYVTLKRRRAVCPDLVDKYLEETSIRYVTPRALSDPEPRPPHPPKTVPPHYPVVCCPTSGPQMCSKRPARGRATLGSQRKRRKSVTPDPKEKQTCDIRLRVRAEYCQHETALQGNVFSNKQDPLERQFERFNQANTILKSRDLGSIICDIKFSELTYLDAFWRDYINGSLLEALKGVFITDSLKQAVGHEAIKLLVNVDEEDYELGRQKLLRNLMLQALP from the exons ATGGCGGGCCTAAAGCGGAGGGCAAGCCAGGTGTGGCCCGAAGAGCATGGTGAGCAAGAGCATGGGCTGTATAGCCTGCATCGCATGTTTGACATCGTGGGCACCCACCTGACACACAGAGACGTACgagttctttccttcctctttgttGATGTCATTGATGACCACGAGCGTGGCCTCATCCGAAATGGACGTGACTTCTTATTGGCGCTGGAGCGCCAGGGCCGCTGTGATGAGAGTAACTTTCGCCAGGTGCTGCAACTGCTGCGCATCATCACTCGCCATGACCTGCTGCCCTACGTCACCCTCAAGAGGAGACGGGCTG TGTGCCCTGATCTTGTAGACAAATATCTGGAAGAGACATCAATTCGCTATGTGACACCCAGAGCCCTCAGCGATCCAGAACCgaggcctccccacccccctaAAACAG TGCCTCCCCACTATCCTGTGGTGTGCTGCCCCACTTCGGGCCCTCAGATGTGTAGCAAGCGGCCAGCTCGAGGGAGAGCCACACTTGGGAGCCAGCGAAAACGCCGGAAGTCAGTGACACCAGATCCCAAGGAAAAGCAGACATGCG ACATCAGACTGCGGGTTCGGGCTGAATACTGCCAGCATGAGACTGCTCTGCAGGGCAACGTCTTCTCTAACAAGCAGGACCCACTTGAGCGCCAGTTTGAGCGCTTTAACCAGGCCAACACCATCCTCAAGTCCCGGGACCTGGGTTCCATCATCTGTGACATCAAGTTCTCTGAGCTCACCTACCTCGATGCATTCTGGCGCGACTATATCAATGGCTCATTACTAGAGGCACTTAAAGGTGTCTTCATCACAGACTCCCTCAAGCAGGCTGTGGGCCACGAGGCCATCAAGCTGCTGGTGAATGTGGACGAGGAGGACTATGAGCTGGGCCGACAGAAACTCCTGAGGAACTTGATGCTGCAAGCATTGCCCTGA